From Mucilaginibacter gotjawali:
GGCGAGCCTCATTCAACTGATAGCTTTGTTGACATCCTTCAAAATTACAGGTAAGGTAACGCGGGCGATGGAAATATACCGGCACTATTCTTTTGATCTGTGGCTTACGCTCATTAAATCAAACCCTTTGTTTAAGAAGCAACGCTGCCGTATTTTTCATCAGCAGTACAATGCCCTAAACAAACCGCTTGATGAAGTAGAGTTTATTTTCAGGCAGGTAGACCTGATGTGCAACAACATCAATGAAGCTACCGGCAAAAATATCGATGCCGAAGAAATGTACCTGATGGTGATCAGCCAGCTAAATGATAACAAAGCAGGGTTGCATGACATTGATATCCATGCCTTATACCTGCAAATGGAAACCTTGCTGTTTGAATTTATGCCCCTGATCTATTCGCCCGATACGCCCGAAATATTGGCGCATATCAAAGAAAACCCGGATTGCACCACGAACATATTAAGTAATACCGGCTTTATTAAAGGTGTAACGCTTCGAAAAGTATTAAAAACGTTAAATATCGAACCGTATTTCGATTTTCAGCTCTATTCGGATGAAGCAGGTTTATCAAAACCCAACACAGCGTTTTTCCGGTTGTTACTTGATCAGGTTGCAGCGTTCAGATCTATACCGGCAAATCAAATCGTCCATATCGGCGATAATATAAGGGCCGATATTTGGGGCGCCGAAATGGCAGGTATTCAAGGCTTCCAGGTTAATTCAAATAATATACCACTTGTAAAACTAATTCCTGATGCAACACAACACTTATTCTTTGCATAAAATATGCACCAGCACGGGGTTTGCCTTTGATGCCGGCGGTTATAGCCGGTTTAAATTT
This genomic window contains:
- a CDS encoding HAD family hydrolase, with translation MLTSFKITGKVTRAMEIYRHYSFDLWLTLIKSNPLFKKQRCRIFHQQYNALNKPLDEVEFIFRQVDLMCNNINEATGKNIDAEEMYLMVISQLNDNKAGLHDIDIHALYLQMETLLFEFMPLIYSPDTPEILAHIKENPDCTTNILSNTGFIKGVTLRKVLKTLNIEPYFDFQLYSDEAGLSKPNTAFFRLLLDQVAAFRSIPANQIVHIGDNIRADIWGAEMAGIQGFQVNSNNIPLVKLIPDATQHLFFA